GCTGAAGCTGGGCGGGCAGATGATCGCCGCCGGCGTGATGGTCATGCAGGGGCTCACCATCCTGTGGCTGCCGGTGCCGACCGTCGGCACGGTCGCGCTCACCCAGTGGCAGGGCACCCTGCTGACGGTCGCGCTCGTCGTCATCACGATCAACGCGGTCAACTTCGTCGACGGCCTCGACGGTCTCGCGGCCGGCATGGTGACCATCGCCTCGGCCGCGTTCTTCATGTACACGTACCGCATCTGGTACTCGTACGGCATCGAGGCAGCCGCCCCCGCGACCCTCTTCGCGACCATCCTCATGGGCATGTGCCTGGGCTTCCTGCCGCACAACATGCACCCCGCGCGGATCTTCATGGGCGACTCGGGCTCGATGCTGATCGGCCTCGTGCTGGCCGCCGGTGCGATCTCGGTCACCGGGCAGGTCGACCCCGACAACCTCTTCGGCGGCTCCGAGCGCAGCACCGTGCACCAGATGGTGCCCGTCTACATCCCGCTGCTGATGCCGCTGACGATCATCGCGGTCCCGGCGGCCGACCTGGTGCTGGCGATCGTGCGCCGCACCTGGCGCGGCCAGTCGCCGTTCGCCGCGGACCGCGGGCATCTGCACCACCGGCTCCTGGAGATCGGCCACTCGCACAGCAGGGCGGTGCTGATCATGTACTTCTGGTCGGCGCTGATCGCCTTCGGCGCGCTCGCCTACTCGGTCAACTCGGCTTCCATGTGGATCGTGTTGGGGATCGTGTTCCTCAGCGCGATCGGTCTGGTGCTGCTTCTGCTGCCGCGCTTCACGCCCCGGGCCCCGCGGTGGGCCGAGTCGTTCGTGCCGCCGCGCTACCGCCGCCGCAAGGCCGTCGCGCGTGAAGTGCGGCCGCCCGCCGAGGAGATGGCGCGCACGGACGCGGCCGAGCCGCGGACTCCGGTGGCGGCGGGGGCCGCCCGCTTCAACGGCGCGACGGCGATCGGGGGCCGTACGCGCTTCCTCGACCGGTCAGGGGCGGACGGCAGGGCGTCAGGCCCGACCACCACGGCTTCCTCGGCTGCGTCCTCTGCGTCTTCCGCGTCGTCGTCGGCGTCATCACCGCGCTGACTCGACAAGGTAAGAATCTGACGAGAGCATTGCCAACTCGTGGGGGAGTAAACCTCCCGAATACCAGACAAGTTACCCCTGTACTCGCGCAGACGCGCACTGTCACTCTCATGTGTGACAGCAGGCACACCCACTTGGTAAAGACCGCATCAAATAGTTTGTGATACGGTTCACGAGAACCCCCGGACAGAGCCGAAGGGCCGCACTGCGACGGCCCCTTGGCGTGAGGTTCTCTCTCGCTCCGGGACTACGCTCGTCCATGACGACACCCTGCCCCCCTGTGAAAGCGGAGTTGCCGCCATGCCGTCCAATGACGCCCGGATCCTGGCCCAGGCCGCCGTGCCCACGGCTGTCGTCGGCGCACTAGCCGCCGTCGTCAGCGCCGTGGCCGCCGGTGGCAAGGGTGCGGTCGGCGCGGTCGTCGCGGCGCTCATCGTGATCGTCTTCATGGGCCTCGGGCTCTACGTTCTGCAACGCACCGCCGCATCCCTGCCGCACCTGTTCCAGGCGATGGGTCTGATGCTCTACTCGGCGCAGATCCTGCTGCTGTTCATCTTCGTCGCGATCTTCAAAGACACGACGTTGTTCAACCCCAAGGCCTTCGCTCTCACGCTCGTCGCCGGCACCCTCGCGTGGATCGCAGCGCAGACGCGTGCCCACATGAAGGCCAAGATCCTCTACGTCGAGCCCGAGAAGTCGGGGCACTCGTCGTGAGGGGTAGGGCCGGGATAAGTGCGCAGGAGAGACCCTGCTATCGTCCGGTGCCAACTGCGGCATCGCGGGCGCGGGCATCTGAGCTGACGCCTGCTCAATCGCGAGGCGAGATGCCCCCAAGCCGCACCCACATCCGTAACACCAGTCCGGTGCCGAACCGCGGCCCTGCGCCGCGCCGACACAACGAGGTTGCCGTACCCATGCGCCACGCAGAAGGAGCCCGCGGTGAGTGCTGACCCGACGCAGGTGCTCGCCTTCGAGACCGACTGCCACATCTTCGACGGCTGTGGCTTCCCCGCTCCGGGCCTGCACTCGTTCCTGTTCGAGCCCCTCTGGGGCGACGGCGACAGCAACGTCTACTTCAACAAGACGATGCTGCTGGCCCTGCTCGGTTCGATCATCATCGTCGGATTCTTCTGGGCCGCCTTCCGCAAGCCGAAGGTCGTGCCCGGCAAGCTCCAGATGGTGGCCGAGACCGGCTACGACTTCATCCGGCGCGGAGTGGTCTACGAGACGATCGGCAAGAAGGAGGGCGAGAAGTACGTCCCCCTGGTCGTCTCGCTGTTCTTCTTCATCTGGATGATGAACCTCTGGTCGGTCATCCCGCTCGCCCAGTTCCCGGTGACGTCGATCATCGCGTACCCGCTGGTCCTCGCGCTGATCGTGTACGTCCTGTGGGTCTCGCTGACCTTCAAGCGCCACGGGTTCGTCGGGTTCTTCAAGAACGTCACCGGCTACGACAAGTCGCTCGGCGCGGTGCTGCCGCTCGCCATGCTCATCGAGTTCTTCTCGAACCTGCTGGTGCGCCCGTTCACCCACGCCGTCCGACTCTTCGCGAACATGTTCGCGGGCCACACCCTGCTGCTGCTCTTCACCATCGCCAGCTGGTACCTGCTGAACGGTGTCGGCATCGCCTACGCCGGCG
The sequence above is a segment of the Streptomyces griseoviridis genome. Coding sequences within it:
- a CDS encoding MraY family glycosyltransferase; translated protein: MREYLLTLCITAAVTYLLTGPVRKFAIVAGAMPEIRSRDVHREPTPRLGGIAMFFGLCAGLLVADKLTNLNEVFEKSNEPRALLSGAALIWLIGVLDDKFEIDALLKLGGQMIAAGVMVMQGLTILWLPVPTVGTVALTQWQGTLLTVALVVITINAVNFVDGLDGLAAGMVTIASAAFFMYTYRIWYSYGIEAAAPATLFATILMGMCLGFLPHNMHPARIFMGDSGSMLIGLVLAAGAISVTGQVDPDNLFGGSERSTVHQMVPVYIPLLMPLTIIAVPAADLVLAIVRRTWRGQSPFAADRGHLHHRLLEIGHSHSRAVLIMYFWSALIAFGALAYSVNSASMWIVLGIVFLSAIGLVLLLLPRFTPRAPRWAESFVPPRYRRRKAVAREVRPPAEEMARTDAAEPRTPVAAGAARFNGATAIGGRTRFLDRSGADGRASGPTTTASSAASSASSASSSASSPR
- the atpB gene encoding F0F1 ATP synthase subunit A, which encodes MSADPTQVLAFETDCHIFDGCGFPAPGLHSFLFEPLWGDGDSNVYFNKTMLLALLGSIIIVGFFWAAFRKPKVVPGKLQMVAETGYDFIRRGVVYETIGKKEGEKYVPLVVSLFFFIWMMNLWSVIPLAQFPVTSIIAYPLVLALIVYVLWVSLTFKRHGFVGFFKNVTGYDKSLGAVLPLAMLIEFFSNLLVRPFTHAVRLFANMFAGHTLLLLFTIASWYLLNGVGIAYAGVSFIMTIVMTAFELFIQALQAYVFVLLTCTYIQGALAEHH